In Pseudomonas sp. LRP2-20, the genomic window GCACCTCGTGCCTGTTTTTGCGAATAGAGAAGGTAAGCGGACAAGTATAGGGACTTCCCCCCCTCTAAAGGAACCGTCTGAGCAAATTTTGATCAGTCTGTGGATGAGTGGCAGACAACAAAAATCAAAGAGAAGAAAATTAAAAAAGCTTTGTTTTTATGTTTATTCTTATACACAGCCTTGTCTGTGGATAACGTTCTATAGCCCTCTGCCTACCTGGCTTACAGTGAAAATAAACCCTGTGGCTTACCCACCATGAGGGTTATGGATAACGTCTTTTAGCCTGTGGATTAAATGGCTGTTTACCCACAGGCGCCTTTATCCTCAGCAAAAATGCCTGCTTATCAACGGAGCTGAAGGCGGGTTTTCCACAGGGCTCCCGAACAGGGTTCTGTGTCTGTGGATGAATTTACGTCCCCCTGAATTGACCGACAGCGCGATGGTTCGACGGCCGACGAACGCTTCTGCAGATGTCGACTGAGGCACTGAATTGGGGTTTCGAATCCGACGAGTGGATAAATCACAGGCAAAAAAAAGCCGCTCCAGAAGGAGCGGCCTTGGTTTTAACGAGCTGTGGATTACTTGCCGATGCAGAAACTGGAGAAGATCCGCCCCAACAGGTCATCGGAACTGAATGCCCCCGTGATCTCGCCCAGCGCCTGCTGCGCCTGACGCAGGTCCTCGGCCAGCAATTCACCCGCTCCCGCCAGGGTCAGCTGAGCACGACCATGCTCCAGGTGCGTACTGGCTTGGCGCAGGGCATCCAGGTGACGCCGGCGGGCGCTGAAACCGCTTTCGGCGGTCTGTTCATAACCCATGCAGGCCTTGAGGTGGTCACGCAGCAGTTGCAGCCCCTGGTGATCCCCCTTGGCACTCAGGGTAATGGTCACATGGCCGTCGTCGCATTGTTCCAACCCAACCCGTTCACCACTGAGATCGGCCTTGTTGCGAATCAGCGTGACCTTGGCCGGGTCTGGCCGCTGGTCGAGAAACTCGGGCCACAAGGCGAACGGGTCGCTGGCCTCAGGTGCGGTGGAATCGACCACCAGCAATACCCGATCAGCCTCGCCGATGGCCTTCAGTGCGCGTTCCACGCCGATCTTTTCCACATGGTCATCGGTATCCCGCAGGCCTGCAGTGTCAACCACATGCAGCGGCATGCCATCGATGTGGATATGTTCCCGGAGTATGTCCCGGGTGGTGCCGGCGATGTCGGTGACGATGGCGGCCTCGCGCCCCGCCAGCTGGTTCAGCAAGCTCGACTTGCCGGCATTCGGCCGCCCCGCGATCACCACTGTCATACCGTCACGCAGCAAGGCGCCCTGCCCGGCCTCGCGCTGCACGGTGGATAACTCGGTGCGCACTGCATCGAGCATCGACAACACATGGCCATCAGCGAGGAAGTCGATTTCCTCTTCGGGGAAGTCGATCGCTGCCTCGACGTAGATGCGCAACGCAATCAGCGCCTCTGTCAGGCTGTGCACACGCTTGGAGAATTCCCCCTGCAGCGAGCGCAAGGCGTTGCGCGCGGCCTGGCTGGAACTCGCCTCGATCAGGTCGGCGATGGCTTCGGCCTGGGCCAGGTCGAGCTTGTCGTTGAGGAACGCACGCTCGCTGAACTCGCCCGGGCGCGCCAGGCGGCAGCCAACTTGTACACAGCGCTGCAGCAGCATATCCAGGACCACTGGGCCGCCATGGCCCTGCAGCTCGAGTACATCCTCGCCGGTGAACGAATTGGGCCCTGGGAAGAACAGCGAAATGCCCTCATCAAGCACCAGGCCATCCTCGTCGCGAAATGGCCCGTAGTGGGCATGCCGTGGCGTCAGCGTTCGGCCGGTGATCAGCTGGCCAGCCTTGCTCGCCAATGGCCCGGACAGCCTGACGATACCGACGCCTCCGCGGCCTTGGGCGGTGGCGATGGCGGCGATGGTTTCACGCACAGTGTTCATGCTCGAAAGCCTCTACGACAAAAACGACAGATAGCAAAAACGCCCCCGAGGGGGCGTTTTTATTCACAGGCTAGCGCAGTAGCCCGTCAAGCAGCAGCTTTTTTGGTGGCTGCTTCGATACGGCGGGTGATGTACCACTGCTGAGTGATCGACAGGCAGTTGTTCACAACCCAGTACAGCACCAGACCAGCCGGGAACCACAGGAAGAAGAAGGTGAAGATGATCGGCATCATTTTCATCACCTTGGCCTGCATCGGATCCGGCGGAGTCGGGTTCAGACGCTGCTGGATGAACATGGTGGCGCCCATGATGATCGGCAGGATGAAGAACGGATCCTTGATCGACAGGTCGGTGATCCACAGCATCCATGGCGCCTGACGCATCTCGACGCTTTCCAGCAGTACCCAGTACAGGGACAGGAACACCGGCATCTGCACCAGGATCGGCAAGCAGCCGCCCAGTGGGTTGATCTTCTCTTTCTTGTACAGCTCCATCATCGCCTGGGACATCTTCTGGCGATCGTCACCGAAGCGTTCCTTGAGTGCAGCAAGCTTCGGCGCCACGGCGCGCATACGCGCCATCGAGCGGTAGCTGGCAGCCGACAGCGGGAAGAACAGGCCCTTGATGAGCATGGTCAGCACGATGATCGACCAGCCCCAGTTACCCAGCAGGCTGTGGATATGTTGCAGCAGCCAGAAGATGGGTTGGGCGATGAACCACAGGAAACCGTAGTCGACGGTCAGTTCCAGGCCTGGGGACAACTCTTTCAGCTTGGACTGGATCTTCGGACCGGCGTACAGCATGGCGCTGGTTTCGACCTTGCCACCCGCTGGAACGCTGAGGGCCGGGCCGGTGTAGCCGATGATGTAGTTACCCTGGCTGTCCTTGCGGGTCTGGACAACATTGTTGTCCGATTTGGCCGGAATCCAGGCGGTCACGAAGTAGTGCTGCAGCCAGGCAACCCAGCCGCCAGACACATTTTCTTTCAAACTACCTTTGTCGATGTCCTTCATCGAGACTTTTTTGTAAGGCTCGGAAGCAGTCCACATGGCAGCGCCAAGGTAGGTCGCGGTACCAGTGGCGGTGCTCGACGACGGATCGGAGCTGGCGTCACGCTTGAGCTGGGCGAACATGTTGCCGCTCCAGGCCTGGCCGCTCTGGTTGTCGATCAGGTAGCTGACGGTCAGGTCGTACTCACCGCGCTTGAAGCTGAAGCGCTTGATGTAGTTGACGCCGTTGTCGCTGAACTTCAGGTCGACCACCAGTTGTTGCTGGCCGTCGGCCAGC contains:
- the mnmE gene encoding tRNA uridine-5-carboxymethylaminomethyl(34) synthesis GTPase MnmE yields the protein MNTVRETIAAIATAQGRGGVGIVRLSGPLASKAGQLITGRTLTPRHAHYGPFRDEDGLVLDEGISLFFPGPNSFTGEDVLELQGHGGPVVLDMLLQRCVQVGCRLARPGEFSERAFLNDKLDLAQAEAIADLIEASSSQAARNALRSLQGEFSKRVHSLTEALIALRIYVEAAIDFPEEEIDFLADGHVLSMLDAVRTELSTVQREAGQGALLRDGMTVVIAGRPNAGKSSLLNQLAGREAAIVTDIAGTTRDILREHIHIDGMPLHVVDTAGLRDTDDHVEKIGVERALKAIGEADRVLLVVDSTAPEASDPFALWPEFLDQRPDPAKVTLIRNKADLSGERVGLEQCDDGHVTITLSAKGDHQGLQLLRDHLKACMGYEQTAESGFSARRRHLDALRQASTHLEHGRAQLTLAGAGELLAEDLRQAQQALGEITGAFSSDDLLGRIFSSFCIGK
- the yidC gene encoding membrane protein insertase YidC, which gives rise to MDIKRTILIVALAIVSYVMVLKWNEDYGQAALPTQNTAASTTAPALPDGVPAGNASADVPSANAESSPAELAPVAVSKDLIRVKTDVLDLAIDPVGGDIVQLNLPQYPRRQDHPDIPFQLFDNGGERVYLAQSGLTGVNGPDARSSGRPLYAAEQKSYQLADGQQQLVVDLKFSDNGVNYIKRFSFKRGEYDLTVSYLIDNQSGQAWSGNMFAQLKRDASSDPSSSTATGTATYLGAAMWTASEPYKKVSMKDIDKGSLKENVSGGWVAWLQHYFVTAWIPAKSDNNVVQTRKDSQGNYIIGYTGPALSVPAGGKVETSAMLYAGPKIQSKLKELSPGLELTVDYGFLWFIAQPIFWLLQHIHSLLGNWGWSIIVLTMLIKGLFFPLSAASYRSMARMRAVAPKLAALKERFGDDRQKMSQAMMELYKKEKINPLGGCLPILVQMPVFLSLYWVLLESVEMRQAPWMLWITDLSIKDPFFILPIIMGATMFIQQRLNPTPPDPMQAKVMKMMPIIFTFFFLWFPAGLVLYWVVNNCLSITQQWYITRRIEAATKKAAA